Proteins found in one Brassica napus cultivar Da-Ae unplaced genomic scaffold, Da-Ae ScsIHWf_2953;HRSCAF=3739, whole genome shotgun sequence genomic segment:
- the LOC125602696 gene encoding ATP synthase subunit alpha, chloroplastic-like, whose product MIGIIFFFLPKRIRTILMVTIKADEISNIIRERIEQYNREVTIVNTGTVLQVGDGIARIYGLDEVMAGELVEFEEGTIGIALNLESNNVGVVLMGDGLMIQEGSSVKATGKIAQIPVSEAYLGRVINALANPIDGRGKISASESRLIESPAPGIISRRSVYEPLQTGLIAIDSMIPIGRGQRELIIGDRQTGKTAVATDTILNQQGQNVICVYVAIGQKASSVAQVVTSLQERGAMDYTIVVAETADSPATLQYLAPYTGAKLLRINWQEVNDCVSY is encoded by the coding sequence ATGATaggcattatttttttttttcttccaaaaagaATTAGGACAATACTCATGGTAACCATTAAAGCCGatgaaattagtaatattatccGTGAACGTATTGAGCAATATAATAGAGAAGTGACGATTGTAAATACCGGTACCGTACTTCAAGTGGGCGACGGCATCGCTCGGATTTATGGTCTTGATGAAGTAATGGCAGGTGAATTAGTAGAATTTGAGGAGGGTACTATAGGTATTGCCCTTAATTTAGAATCAAATAATGTTGGTGTTGTATTAATGGGTGACGGTTTGATGATCCAAGAAGGAAGTTCAGTCAAAGCTACGGGAAAAATTGCTCAGATACCCGTGAGTGAGGCTTATTTGGGGCGTGTTATAAACGCCTTGGCTAACCCTATTGATGGTCGAGGTAAGATTTCAGCTTCTGAATCTCGGTTAATTGAATCTCCTGCCCCAGGTATTATTTCGAGACGTTCTGTATATGAGCCTCTTCAAACAGGACTTATTGCTATTGATTCCATGATCCCTATAGGACGCGGCCAGCGGGAATTAATTATTGGTGACAGACAGACCGGTAAAACAGCAGTAGCCACAGATACAATTCTCAATCAACAAGGTCAAAATGTAATATGTGTTTATGTGGCTATTGGTCAAAAAGCTTCTTCCGTGGCTCAGGTAGTGACTAGTTTACAGGAACGAGGGGCAATGGACTACACTATTGTGGTAGCTGAAACGGCTGATTCCCCAGCTACGTTACAATACCTCGCGCCTTATACAGGAGCCAAGCTACTCAGAATCAATTGGCAAGAGGTCAACGATTGCGTGAGTTACTGA
- the LOC125602695 gene encoding photosystem II protein D1, giving the protein MTAILERRESESLWGRFCNWITSTENRLYIGWFGVLMIPTLLTATSVFIIAFIAAPPVDIDGIREPVSGSLLYGNNIISGAIIPTSAAIGLHFYPIWEAASVDEWLYNGGPYELIVLHFLLGVACYMGREWELSFRLGMRPWIAVAYSAPVAAATAVFLIYPIGQGSFSDGMPLGISGTFNFMIVFQAEHNILMHPFHMLGVAGVFGGSLFSAMHGSLVTSSLIRETTENESANEGYRFGQEEETYNIVAAHGYFGRLIFQYASFNNSRSLHFFLAAWPVVGIWFTALGISTMAFNLNGFNFNQSVVDSQGRVINTWADIINRANLGMEVMHERNAHNFPLDLAAVEAPSING; this is encoded by the coding sequence ATGACTGCAATTTTAGAGAGACGCGAAAGCGAAAGCCTATGGGGTCGCTTCTGTAACTGGATAACTAGTACTGAAAACCGTCTTTACATTGGAtggtttggtgttttgatgatCCCTACCTTATTGACCGCAACTTCCGTTTTTATTATCGCATTCATTGCTGCTCCTCCAGTAGATATTGATGGTATTCGTGAACCTGTTTCTGGATCTCTTCTTTACGGAAACAATATTATTTCAGGTGCCATTATTCCTACTTCTGCAGCTATTGGTTTGCATTTTTACCCGATCTGGGAAGCTGCATCCGTTGATGAATGGCTATACAACGGTGGTCCTTATGAACTAATTGTTCTACACTTTTTACTTGGTGTAGCTTGTTATATGGGTCGTGAGTGGGAACTTAGTTTCCGTCTGGGTATGCGTCCTTGGATTGCTGTTGCATATTCAGCTCCTGTTGCAGCTGCTACTGCTGTTTTCTTGATCTACCCAATTGGTCAAGGAAGTTTTTCTGATGGTATGCCTCTAGGAATCTCTGGTACTTTCAACTTTATGATTGTATTCCAGGCTGAGCACAACATTCTTATGCACCCATTTCACATGTTAGGTGTAGCTGGTGTATTCGGCGGCTCCCTATTTAGTGCTATGCATGGTTCTTTGGTAACTTCTAGTTTGATCAGGGAAACCACAGAAAATGAATCTGCTAATGAAGGTTACAGATTcggtcaagaagaagaaacttacaACATTGTAGCTGCTCACGGTTATTTTGGCCGATTGATCTTCCAATATGCTAGTTTCAACAATTCTCGTTCTTTACATTTCTTCTTAGCGGCTTGGCCGGTAGTAGGTATTTGGTTTACTGCTTTAGGTATTAGTACTATGGCTTTCAACCTAAATGGTTTCAATTTCAACCAATCAGTAGTTGATAGTCAAGGACGTGTTATTAATACTTGGGCTGATATTATTAACCGTGCTAACCTTGGTATGGAAGTTATGCATGAACGTAATGCTCACAACTTCCCTCTAGACCTAGCTGCTGTTGAGGCTCCATCTATAAATGGATAA